GGTTATCTCGGCCGTGCCTATCAGATCGTGCGGGAGAAAAGGAGAACGGCCTAATCCTTCTGCTATCCTTTCCGGTAGATTTGACCTGTTTGCCGGATCGTTGCCTAGCTCGTGTCTGCTCCCCCTTCCCTCCTTCAAGACATGGGCGAAGCAAGCGCCGGAGAGTTCAAACTCTCCGGCGCGATTGTTTTATGGAAAGTCAATCCGGCGCGTGCTTGCCCAGAATGCGTTGCAAGGTGCGCCGATGCATCTTCAGCAGCCTGGCCGTTTCGGAGACATTGTGGCCGGTCTCGTCGAAGATGCGCTGGATATGCTCCCAGCGCACGCGCTCTGGCGTCATGGGATTGGCGGCGATTTCCACCGTTTCGACCGGCTTTCCCAGCAGCACGGCCTTCAAGTGATCGGGATCGACGGGCTTGGGCAGAAAGTCGAGAGCGCCCGCCTTGATGGCGGAAACGGCCGTGGCGATGTTGCCGTAGCCGGTCAGCAAGACGATCTTCATGGCGGGCTGCATGCCGCGCAGCAGCTTGACCAGTTCCAGGCCGTTGCTGTCTTCCAGTCGCAAATCGACGACGGCGTAATCCAGCCTTGCGTCTTCGGCCAGGGTCAGGGCCTCAGAAAAGGAAGACGCGGCGCAGACCTTGAACCCTTGGCGTTCCATGGCGCGCGACAGGCTGGCCAGGAATGGCGCATCATCGTCAACCAGCAACAGTTGGTTATTTCCGCTCATTCGCCGTCTGCCTTGGCCATGTTACCCTCACTTCCGCGCCGCCTTCGGGCAGGTTTGAAAAATGGACAGTCGCCTTGGTCCGGCATAATAGCGTCTTCGAGATGAAGACCCCAAGCCCCAGATGGGCCGAGCTGGATTCGCTGCGCCCCGAAATGTACGGCTCGCCCAATTGTCCCAGCAGATGCGCCGCGAATCCAGGGCCGTCATCGACGATATGCACGGAGTAGCTTTGCCGGTTCCAGGCTGTATGGATCTCGACCCGGCTGGCGGCGAACTGGATGGCGTTCTGGATCAGGTTGCTAAGACCGTGCAGGATCTCAAGTTTATGTTCGACCCAAGGGACCGGCATGTCACCGGCTTCGGAATCGGCGTGATGGTCGAAAAAAATGGGAACGGGCGAGGTTTCCGCATGCGTGGCGGCCGCCATCTCGACCAGGGACGGCAGCGGTATGGGTTCGTGTTCCACGGCGGCATTGCGGCCCTTATTGCTGGTCAGCCGGGCCAAAGTGTCCCTGCAGCGGTTGGCTTGGCTAAGCAGCATCCGCAGGTCGGATTGCACGGGGCTGTCGGCTGGCAATTGCTCGCCTACCTCGCGGGCCAGCAGGCAGACGGTGGCCAGGGGGGTGTTCATCTCGTGCGCCACGGCGGCGGCCAAGGCGCCCACTTCGGCCATACGCTCTTCCTGGGCGAGAACGATCCGCGCTTGCGAATAGGCGGCGGCGGCATTGCGCGATTCGTCGGCCATACGCCAGGTGAAAAAGGCCAGCGAGACGACGCCAAGCAACATCGCCATCCAGGCGCCGAAAATATATAGCTGGTCGGCGTGAAGCGTTATCGGCAATGGCAGATGCCACATGGCGACCGCCGACAAGGTGAAGACGGAAAACCCAACCAGCATGGCGACGCGCTGGGGGGCCAGGACGGCGGCGCCCACCGCAACGGGTGCTAGCATGAAAATGGCGAAGGGATTGGTTGGCCCGCCCGTCAGGCCCAGCATCAGCGCCAGTTGCAGGATATCGAACGAAAGGTACCAAGCCGCCTGGGTTTCCGTAATGCGGCTTTTGACTTTGCCGAAGGTCAGGACCGCGTTCAGAAGAACAGAGGCCGCGATGACGCCAAGCAAAGGGGCAAGAGGCAGGTTGCCGATGGCGCCTTCGACGATGGCGACGGTTGCCAATTGCCCCGAGATCGCCATCCAGCGGATCTGGACCAGAATGTCCAGCCGGGTTTGCAACTCGGGCGTTTCCAGGCCGGTTGGAAAATCTGCTTGATCGGAGGCGGGGCGAGGTAGCATCGGCGAATTCTGTCAAAGGACAAGCCGTCGCGCCTTGAC
The Alphaproteobacteria bacterium genome window above contains:
- a CDS encoding response regulator transcription factor, with amino-acid sequence MSGNNQLLLVDDDAPFLASLSRAMERQGFKVCAASSFSEALTLAEDARLDYAVVDLRLEDSNGLELVKLLRGMQPAMKIVLLTGYGNIATAVSAIKAGALDFLPKPVDPDHLKAVLLGKPVETVEIAANPMTPERVRWEHIQRIFDETGHNVSETARLLKMHRRTLQRILGKHAPD
- a CDS encoding ActS/PrrB/RegB family redox-sensitive histidine kinase; amino-acid sequence: MLPRPASDQADFPTGLETPELQTRLDILVQIRWMAISGQLATVAIVEGAIGNLPLAPLLGVIAASVLLNAVLTFGKVKSRITETQAAWYLSFDILQLALMLGLTGGPTNPFAIFMLAPVAVGAAVLAPQRVAMLVGFSVFTLSAVAMWHLPLPITLHADQLYIFGAWMAMLLGVVSLAFFTWRMADESRNAAAAYSQARIVLAQEERMAEVGALAAAVAHEMNTPLATVCLLAREVGEQLPADSPVQSDLRMLLSQANRCRDTLARLTSNKGRNAAVEHEPIPLPSLVEMAAATHAETSPVPIFFDHHADSEAGDMPVPWVEHKLEILHGLSNLIQNAIQFAASRVEIHTAWNRQSYSVHIVDDGPGFAAHLLGQLGEPYISGRSESSSAHLGLGVFISKTLLCRTKATVHFSNLPEGGAEVRVTWPRQTANERK